A genomic window from Arthrobacter globiformis includes:
- a CDS encoding GH1 family beta-glucosidase, whose protein sequence is MAVQNTDAGLAASVQNLAGRLRPDFTLGVAAAAFQIEGALAADGRGPSGWDAFAATPGNILNGHSPAVACDHYNRVPEDVALMRELGVDSYRFSISWPRIHPEGHGAANPRGLDFYDRLVDLLLAAGISPMATLYHWDTPLPLERDGGWMNRTTAERFAEYAAAAGKRLGDRVSQWVTLNEPVSVTLNGYALGVHAPGRDLLFKALPSVHHQLLGHGLAVQALRAAGVAGTIGVTNLHSPVRPATRRLADRLLAKVCDLVLNRVYADPILLGRYPAPPLAARPWFRFLSRTSDDDLRLISQPLDFYGVNYYYPVRVAAGEGPTDTPAGNAQAMARVPFHLAAFPEYATTGFGWPVAPEHLGILLRELKDRYGTALPPVYITESGASFPEPEHVTGPIADSGRIDYLAHHLDQAMNATAPGGIADDVELLGYFVWTFMDNFEWAAGYSQRFGLVHVDFETLKRTPKKSFYWLQALSRARARTA, encoded by the coding sequence ATGGCTGTGCAGAACACCGACGCCGGCCTTGCCGCGTCAGTGCAAAACCTCGCCGGACGCCTGCGCCCGGATTTCACGCTCGGCGTTGCTGCCGCCGCCTTCCAGATCGAAGGCGCCCTGGCGGCGGACGGCCGCGGGCCGTCGGGCTGGGACGCCTTTGCGGCCACACCGGGCAACATCCTCAACGGTCATTCGCCGGCCGTGGCCTGTGACCACTATAACCGCGTGCCGGAAGACGTTGCCCTCATGCGCGAACTCGGCGTCGACTCCTACCGCTTCTCGATCTCATGGCCCCGGATCCATCCGGAGGGCCACGGCGCAGCCAACCCGCGGGGCCTGGACTTCTACGACCGGCTGGTTGACCTGCTGCTGGCGGCCGGCATCTCCCCCATGGCCACGCTCTACCACTGGGACACTCCCCTCCCCCTTGAGCGCGACGGCGGGTGGATGAACCGCACCACAGCCGAGCGCTTCGCAGAGTACGCGGCGGCTGCCGGCAAGCGGCTCGGCGACCGGGTGTCGCAGTGGGTCACGCTCAACGAGCCCGTATCCGTCACGCTGAACGGCTACGCACTCGGCGTCCATGCACCGGGCCGCGACCTGCTGTTCAAGGCGCTGCCGTCGGTCCATCACCAGCTACTCGGCCACGGGCTCGCGGTCCAGGCCCTGCGCGCGGCCGGCGTGGCCGGAACCATCGGCGTCACCAACCTGCACTCCCCTGTGCGCCCTGCCACCCGGCGGCTGGCGGACCGGCTGCTGGCCAAGGTCTGCGACCTTGTCCTCAACCGTGTCTACGCCGATCCCATCCTCCTGGGGCGCTACCCCGCCCCGCCGCTTGCCGCCCGCCCCTGGTTCAGGTTTTTGTCCCGGACGTCCGACGACGACCTCCGCCTGATCAGCCAGCCGCTCGACTTCTACGGGGTGAACTACTACTATCCCGTTCGCGTCGCCGCAGGCGAGGGACCGACGGACACACCGGCAGGCAATGCGCAGGCCATGGCGCGGGTGCCGTTCCATCTCGCGGCCTTCCCCGAATACGCCACCACCGGATTCGGCTGGCCGGTGGCGCCGGAGCATCTGGGCATCCTGCTGCGGGAGCTCAAGGACAGGTACGGGACGGCCTTGCCGCCGGTCTACATCACCGAGAGCGGCGCAAGCTTTCCGGAGCCCGAGCATGTCACCGGCCCCATCGCGGACTCGGGGCGGATCGACTACCTGGCGCATCATCTGGACCAGGCGATGAACGCCACGGCTCCCGGCGGCATCGCGGACGACGTGGAACTCCTCGGCTACTTCGTGTGGACGTTCATGGACAACTTCGAATGGGCGGCCGGGTATTCGCAGCGGTTCGGCCTGGTGCATGTGGACTTCGAAACCCTCAAACGGACGCCCAAGAAATCCTTCTATTGGCTGCAGGCACTCAGCCGGGCGCGGGCTCGCACGGCCTGA
- the rplC gene encoding 50S ribosomal protein L3 yields MTATRNVKGLLGTKLGMTQVWDENNKLIPVTVVQADSNVITQLRNAETDGYVAVQIGYGQIDPRKVTKPLAGHFEKAGVTPRRHVVELRTADADSYELGQELSVELFEAGQKIDVVGTTKGKGFAGVMKRHGFHGVGASHGAHKNHRKPGSIGGASTPSRVFKGMKMAGRMGAVRHTTLNLTVHAVDVEKSLLLIKGAVPGARGQVVLVRTAVKGA; encoded by the coding sequence ATGACCGCAACCCGTAACGTAAAGGGCCTGCTGGGCACGAAGCTCGGCATGACCCAGGTCTGGGACGAGAACAACAAGCTCATCCCCGTCACTGTTGTCCAGGCTGACTCGAACGTCATCACCCAGCTGCGCAACGCAGAGACTGATGGCTACGTCGCCGTTCAGATCGGCTACGGCCAGATCGATCCCCGCAAGGTCACCAAGCCGCTGGCTGGTCACTTTGAAAAGGCAGGCGTCACGCCTCGCCGCCACGTCGTAGAACTGCGCACCGCAGATGCTGACTCTTACGAGCTGGGCCAGGAGCTTTCTGTTGAGCTCTTCGAAGCCGGCCAGAAGATCGACGTCGTTGGCACCACCAAGGGTAAGGGCTTCGCCGGTGTTATGAAGCGCCACGGCTTCCACGGCGTTGGAGCTTCCCACGGTGCCCACAAGAACCACCGTAAGCCCGGTTCTATCGGTGGAGCATCCACCCCGAGCCGCGTCTTCAAGGGCATGAAAATGGCCGGCCGCATGGGCGCCGTTCGTCACACCACGCTGAACCTCACGGTCCACGCGGTTGACGTCGAGAAGTCGCTGCTCCTGATCAAGGGCGCCGTTCCCGGTGCCCGCGGCCAGGTCGTACTCGTACGCACCGCCGTGAAGGGAGCCTAG
- the rpsJ gene encoding 30S ribosomal protein S10, with product MAGQKIRIRLKSYDHEVIDVSARKIVETVTRAGATVVGPVPLPTEKNVYCVIRSPHKYKDSREHFEMRTHKRLIDIIDPTPKAVDSLMRLDLPADVNIEIKL from the coding sequence ATGGCGGGACAAAAAATCCGCATCCGGCTGAAGTCATACGACCACGAGGTCATTGACGTTTCAGCACGGAAGATCGTTGAGACGGTCACGCGCGCAGGCGCAACGGTAGTCGGCCCCGTGCCGTTGCCCACGGAGAAGAACGTGTACTGCGTTATCCGCTCTCCGCACAAGTACAAGGACAGCCGCGAGCACTTTGAAATGCGCACGCACAAGCGTCTGATCGACATCATCGACCCCACGCCCAAGGCTGTTGACTCGCTCATGCGTCTCGACCTGCCGGCCGACGTGAACATCGAAATCAAGCTGTAG